A single region of the Sorghum bicolor cultivar BTx623 chromosome 9, Sorghum_bicolor_NCBIv3, whole genome shotgun sequence genome encodes:
- the LOC8068993 gene encoding phosphoribosylamine--glycine ligase has protein sequence MACAAYSIRGPLKLAARHRLDVLTSNNSCNGFKSSVSYPVAQRWSSNCSSITMRHVASHHHLIVKASAMLHSKASATDAATASDERITVLVIGGGGREHALCHALNHSPSCAAVLCAPGNAGIAQSGDATCISDLDISSSDDVISFCRNRGVGMVVVGPEAPLVAGLANDLVKVGIPTFGPTSEAAALEGSKDFMKKLCDKYDIPTAKYRTFTDAVEAKKYVKNEGAPIVVKADGLAAGKGVVVAMTLDEALEAIDSMLVEGSFGSAGSRVIIEEFLEGEEASFFALVDGENALPLESAQDHKRVGDGDVGPNTGGMGAYSPAPIVTDELKRIVMESIIIPTVKGMAAEGCKFVGVLYAGLMIEKKSGLPKLIEYNVRFGDPECQVLMMRLESDLAQVLLSACQGELGNVSLTWSPEMAMVVVMASQGYPGSYKKGTVIKNVDKAEQVSPAVKIFHAGTALDGDGNLVAVGGRVLGVTAKGKDIEEARARAYDAVDAVQWPEGFFRRDIGWRALKQKQVAN, from the exons ATGGCGTGTGCTGCTTACAGTATCAGAGGCCCTCTCAAGCTCGCTGCAAGGCACCGCTTGGATGTGTTGACTAGTAACAACTCGTGCAATGGCTTCAAGTCTTCAGTGTCATACCCCGTCGCTCAGAGGTGGAGCAGCAACTGCTCATCCATCACAATGCGGCATGTCGCCTCCCATCATCACTTGATTGTTAAGGCTTCAGCAATGTTGCACTCAAAAGCTTCAGCAACTGATGCAGCCACGGCTTCCG ATGAGAGGATAACTGTACTGGTCATTGGTGGTGGAGGCAGGGAGCATGCTCTTTGTCATGCCTTGAACCATTCCCCATCATGTGCTGCAGTTCTATGTGCCCCTGGTAATGCTGGTATTGCTCAGTCCGGGGATGCAACATGTATTTCAGATTTGGACATCTCCAGTAGTGATGATGTTATCTCATTCTGCCGCAATAGGGGTGTGGGAATGGTTGTAGTGGGTCCTGAAGCCCCTCTTGTCGCCGGTCTTGCAAATGATCTTGTCAAAGTTGGGATACCAACCTTTGGACCTACATCAGAGGCTGCAGCATTAGAAGGATCGAAGGACTTCATGAAGAAGCTGTGTGATAAGTACGATATCCCTACAGCTAAG TATCGCACATTCACGGATGCTGTGGAAGCTAAAAAATATGTAAAAAATGAAGGAGCCCCTATTGTTGTCAAAGCTGATGGTCTGGCAGCTGGAAAGGGTGTGGTTGTTGCAATGACTTTGGATGAGGCGTTGGAAGCCATAGACTCTATGTTGGTTGAAGGCTCATTCGGTTCTGCTGGTTCACGGgttatcattgaagaatttctTGAGGGTGAAGAAGCCTCTTTCTTTGCATTGGTAGACGGCGAAAATGCTTTGCCTCTTGAATCAGCACAGGATCACAAAAGAGTTGGTGATGGTGATGTTGGCCCAAATACCGGTGGTATGGGTGCATACTCCCCTGCTCCAATAGTAACAGATGAGCTCAAACGCATTGTAATGGAAAGTATAATTATCCCTACTGTTAAAGGCATGGCAGCCGAAGGTTGCAAGTTTGTTGGTGTATTATACGCTGGGCTTATGATCGAGAAGAAATCTGGACTGCCTAAGCTTATTGAGTACAATGTAAGATTTGGTGACCCAGAATGCCAG GTTCTGATGATGCGATTAGAATCTGATTTGGCACAAGTTCTGTTATCCGCTTGCCAGGGAGAGTTAGGCAATGTTTCACTAACCTGGTCACCTGAAATGGCAATGGTTGTTGTGATGGCAAGCCAGGGATACCCCGGCTCTTATAAGAAGGGGACCGTAATAAAAAACGTGGACAAGGCTGAGCAGGTGTCTCCAGCTGTCAAGATATTCCATGCTGGGACAGCACTAGATGGAGATGGCAATCTTGTCGCCGTTGGAGGGCGAGTTCTTGGTGTCACTGCCAAAGGCaaggacatcgaagaagcaaggGCAAGAGCATATGATGCGGTAGACGCTGTCCAGTGGCCAGAAGGGTTCTTCAGGCGGGACATTGGTTGGAGagcactgaagcagaagcaaGTGGCTAACTAG